The Saliniramus fredricksonii genome segment CACGGCATTTCGGGTTCGATCGATCCGACCAAAATGACCGGCAGCAAGATCCTTTCGCTCGCCACCGATCTGCGCGACCTCGAAGCCCGCCGCAACCGTAGCGCGGCATAATCGCCGCTCAGGGCTCCCCGCGCGAGCGTGCCATGAAGCTGTCGAAGGACAGTTCGGCCACCGGCCACCACAGCAGCGCGTCCGTGCGATAGGCCAGCATCGACCGATAGGCCCGTTCATACAGAGCGTCGCGGCGTGCGAGGGCGTCATGGACCCGCGTCGCCGCGGCGAGGCCAGCCTGCATGACCTCCTGCGGAAAATAGCGCAACTCGATCCCGGATATGACGAGGCGGCGCAATGCTGGGGCGGCGCGGTAATCGTAGCGGGCCAGCAGCCGCTGATGCGTCGCTTGCGCGGCCATGGTGATGATCGCGCGCCGGGCGGGCGCCATGGCCCGCCAGAGCTGCAGGTTGATCACCGCATGGAAATTCGCCGTGCCCTGCCAGAAGGCGGGGGCGTGATAGAAACGCGCCATGGTGTGGATGTCGAGCATCTCGTCATCCACCGGGCCGAAACCGCAAGCCGCCTCGATCTCGCCTTCCCGCAAGGCTTGTGCCGTATCCTCTGCGGGAATTGCTTGCGGCTCGGCGCCGAGTTCGCGCAAAACCTGTGCGCCGATCCCGTCGATTCGGATGCGCAGGCCGGCGAGATCGTCCGGCCCGGTTATTTCGCGCGGATAGAACCCACCCATCGGCGTGCCCGCGCCGCCGCAGGGCAGGGCGATGCAGCCGTGCCGGGCGAGCGCTTCGTCGATGCTCTCGCGCCCCCCGCCCTGTTCCCACCACGCCTGATGCTGGCGCGCATTGAGGCCGAAGGGAGCGCCGCCCGCAAAGGCGAGGGCGGGCTCGCGCTCATGGAGGGAATCGAGCGGCATGTAGGCCATGTCGATGCGCCCGGAGCCGACGGCGTCGAGCAGGACCTCCGGCGTCGGCGCGACGGTGATGGCTTCGATCGCGCGCGTGCTGCTCTCCAGCGCGTCTTCCTCCCCGTCTTCCTGCCCGTCTTCCTGCCCATCTTGCGGCACGTTTCCCGCTGCGTCTGCCTCCGAGCCCTCGGATGCGCTGGCGGGGAGCCGTATGCGCCCGTCCGTCAGCGTAATCGCGATGGCGCCTTCGCTGGCCTCGGCGATGTCGGCTGCGAAACGTTCGGCGGCCTCGTAGGGCGTGGTCAGGATGCGCGGCAGGCCATAGGCCATGCGCAGGTTCAGCGCCTCGTCTGCCCGCGCCGCGCGCGCGCCCGGCAATGTCGCCGATGCGGCGATCAGGCCACCGGCTGTGAGAAAACGTCGTCTTGCGAGATCGGTCATCCTATACTGTCCCCCCGACAGGCCGAATCCCACCGGCAATCACACCCAGATTAGGCGAGCATCATGAAGATTGCATCCCTCAAACAAGGCCGCGACGGACGCCTCGTCGTCGTCTCCGATGATCTGACCCGGGCGACCGAGGCGAGCGGCATCGCCGCGACCATGCAGGCGGCGCTGGATGACTGGGACGCCGTCGCGCCGCATCTGCAGGATCTGGCCGGGCAACTGGAACGTGGAGCCATCCCCAGTTTCCGCTTTCACGAGCACGATTGCGCCGCGCCGCTGCCGCGTGCCTATCAGTGGGCGGATGGCTCGGCTTATGTCAATCACGTCGATCTCGTACGCCGCGCGCGCGGCGCCGCGATGCCGGAGAGTTTCTGGAGCGATCCGCTGATGTATCAGGGCGGATCCGACGGGTTTCTGGGCCCGCGCGATCCGATCCGCCTCGCCGACGAGGCCTGGGGGATCGATTTCGAGGGCGAGATCGCGGTCGTCACCGGCGATGTGCCGATGGGGGCGGGGCGCGAGGAATGCGCTGCCGCGATCCGGCTTGTCATGCTCGCAAACGATGTCTCGCTGCGCAATCTGATCCCGGGCGAGATATCGAAGGGATTCGGCTTCTTCCACGCCAAGCCCGCGAGCGCCTTCTCGCCCGTGGCGGTGACGCCCGACAGTCTTGGCGATGCCTGGGATGGCGGGCGGCTCAACCTGCCGCTCGTGAGCATGCTCAACGGCCAGCTCTTCGGCAAGCCGGATGCCGGCACCGACATGACCTTCGATTTTCCCACCCTGATCGCCCATGCCGCAGGCACCCGCGCGCTCGGTGCCGGTACGATCATCGGTTCGGGAACGGTCTCCAACCGCGATGCCGATGGCGGGCCCGGCCTGCCCGTTGCGGAAGGCGGCCTCGGCTATTCCTGCATCGCCGAACAACGCACCGTCGAGACCCTGCGCCACGGCGAGCCCCGCACGCCCTTCATGCGCTTCGGCGACAGGGTGCGCATCGAAATGAAGGACGCCAAGGGCCATTCGGTTTTCGGTGCGATCGAGCAGGTTGTGGAGCGGGCGGGGTGAGGGGGCTTCTCTCTGTTAATGATTCTGGAAACTGTGGAGTTATCCAGATGATCTCAGCGCCCCCTGTTCCGGACACTCCTGTGGATTGCAGCGCGATTCACCTTTGCAAGGAAATCATTTTTAATTTTTAGCATTTTAAAATTGTAAAATGGTGTAGCCTCATTGGAAGGTCGCTGTATCGACGATTTTAGGAGGGTGTTTTGGGGTATAGAACTCGCCCGATATCATTTTGGATTCTGTGCTTTGCGCTGGCGCTGGTGCCGTTGCAGATGATTGCTGATCCATTGTTGGAGGGGGCGCTAGGTCTAGGTCTCAGGCTGCCTTTGATTTTTAAATATCCACTATTGGCTATCGCTGTAGTTATTGTGTTTGGGTCAGTTTTTCTGCCGATGATTCTGGTGCCTTTATCTTTTTTAGGTATGATTATTGAGGTATATTTGAAAAATGTTCGAAAGATATGGCTCTTGCCACCAGTAATAATGATTGGAGGTTATGCAGCTTTGTTTTTTGGAGAGTATTTTATTATTTATTCACTCAGGGCCCAAAATGATTCGAATAACATGAATGTCCAAATTCCATTCGATATTAATGAAAATGATTTGGTGTTATATTCAGACAGTTCTTGGTTTGTTTTAAATACGGATATCCCTATTACGTATCATATGGCTGGCGATGACGAGTTGTTCATGGAATCGCGTAGATTGATTGAGAGGAAAGATTGCAATCATATTAGGAATATAAATAAAAGAAGTCGCGATAAAGTGCGAATTGTTAATTTTAAAACCTACCTAGGAGGTGTTTATAGATATTATAAAAATTCGAATATTACTGATAGTAATTTTTGTGTACTTATTTATAAGGAAAAATCTCAACGCCCATTATTCGAAATTAAAGTTGAAACGGATGAGAGGACGCATTGGTGGCTGAATTATAATTATATGGAAATCGAAGTCATCGCACCGGATGGTGAGCGATATATTTTTTCCGGTGGTTCAGCTAGGCCGGTAAAATTGTTCCCAACTTGGCGCGTTTCTTGTAGAAAAAACCGAAAAACGTTTATTGGTTCTTGTGAAGTATTTTTTCATCGTTCTACTTCACGATCGCTGTCGACTGGAGTGAGGCCACACTCTTCAACTATGGCGCATGTCGCGCGTGCGATGGGCCTTGAGCTTGTTCGCCAGCAGGATAGGCGAGCACAAGATGTCAGTTCTATGTTGAAGCAGCTTACTGCGATTGAGCGTGAAGAAGTTAAAGTGCAATTTGCTGCGTTAATGGATATCATAGCGCATCCACAACAACCAGTCGCAGATATGGACTTCAGTTTTCTGGTAAATAACGGCGATTTCATTGGAAAGAATTTCGATATCATAATCACGGGCTTGGAAGATGTCTTGCCTGATGTCGGGCCCGATGAAGATGAAGCTTTTCGCCGGATGGCTCTATTTGTAGATATGATTCATTCCGCTCCGACCGATACCTTCGAAAAATATGGTGACAGAATTGTTGCGTTATATGATAAGGTAGATATACCAAATAGGTATCTCTGGGATCGTCGATTAATCACGAAACTTGGGTTTATTGGGCCAGAGGCATTGCCAGTGATCCTCGGCGCTTCACCCTTATCTGATAAAGAAAAATTTCTCGCACTTTGCCGTGTCGGCGCATCGGGGCGATCAATCAGCGAGCCTGTCTTATTGGAAATGTGGGAAGACATAATGTCTCGTACTGGGACGGGAACAAGAATCCAACCGATCACGATAGCGATGAAACGTATTGGGATACCGGTTCCGACCGTCCCGGAAGATCACGTCCACAAAAAGCGTATAGTCGAGGCGAAGGAGCGCTTCAGCGATATCACGCCACAATCGCCGACTGAGATGTGCGACATGAACTGGCACAGGCGACGAAGGTAGTATGCATTGCTCGCCCGCCCCATCGCACAACCTTGCAGCAGCAACCCCTTACGCTCAGGCTGAACCCCCGCGCCCGTCCCGCGTATCCTCCTCGTCCTCACCTTCTCCCTCGTCCCCCTCGTCATCGCCCCCCTCATCGTCATCCCCCTCGATCGGGAGCGGCATGAACAGGTCGCTGTCGTCGAGGGGGTCCTCGTCTTCGCGCAGGGATTCGGCGTCGGAGGGGGAGGGGATGCTCATGCCGGGCGGGATGCGGCCTTCGATGAAGCCGGCGCCCTTGAGTTCTTCGAGGCCGGGCAGGTCGTCGATCTGTTCCAGACCGAAATGATCGAGGAAATTCGGTGTCGTGCCATAGGTGACCGGGCGGCCTGGTGAGCGGCGGCGCCCGCGCAGGCGCACCCAGCCGGTCTCGATCAGGGTGTCGAGCGTGCCCTTCGAGGTTGAGACGCCACGAATCTCCTCGATCTCGGCGCGGGTGACGGGCTGGTGATAGGCGATGATGGCCAGCGTCTCCATCGCCGCGCGCGAGAGCTTGCGCGGCTCCTGCACCTCGCGCACCAGCACGTCGGAGAGATCATGCGCGGTGCGCAATGCCCAGCGCCCGGCGATACACACGCAATTCACGCCGCGCCCGGAATAGGCACGCACCATCTCCTCCATCACCTTCTCGACGGAGACACCCGCCGGCAGGCGCGCCGCGATCTCATCTTCCGCGAGCGGTTCGGCGGAGGCGAAGAGCAGGGCCTCGGCGATGCGCACCCCCTCGAGCAGATCGCGCGCCTGCGCGAGTTCCGCATGGAGGCGTTCGGCGATGGCGAGCATGTTGCCGTCCTTGCTCATGATCCGGTCGCCTCTCCTTTGGAGGGCGTGGGTGGCCCGATATCTGGCTTGCCGCTGCCGGGGCGCACCCAGAGCGAGCCGAAAGCCTCGTCCTGGCGCAGGTTGAGCCGTCCCTCACGTACCATTTCGAGCGTTGCCGAGAGTGCCGAAGCCAGTACCGTGGCGCGCTGGCCGGGGCTGGCGATGTAATCGGTCAGATAGCTGTCGAGAACGATCCAGTCCGACCCGACATCATGACCAAGCAGCCGCTCCAGCGCCTCGCGCGCTTCGGCCAGCGTCCAGACCGTGCGGCGTTTCATCGTGACCCGCGACGACATCTGCTTCTGGCGCTCGCGGGCATAGGCCGAGAGCAGATCGTAGAGTGTGGCGTCCCAGAGCGGCCTGTGGCGCACGCGGACCGGTTCCGGCGCGCCGCGCGTGTGGAAATCGCGGCCCAGACGCGGGCGCTCTTCCAGCATCTTCGCCGCCTTGCGGATCGTCTCGAGCCGCTGCAGCCGCAATTGCAGCGCGGTGGCGAGATCGTCGGCGGAGGGCTCCTCGCCCTTCGGCGGCTCTGGCAGGAGCAGCCGCGATTTCAGATAGGCGAGCCAGGCCGCCATGACGAGATAATCGGCGGCGAGTTCGAGGCGCAGCTTGCGCAATTCCTCGATGAAGACGAGATATTGTTCGGCGAGGGCGAGGATCGAGATCTTCGTCAGATCGACCTTCTGACGCCGGGCGAGTTCAAGCAGCAGATCGAGCGGGCCCTCGAAACCGTCGACATCGAC includes the following:
- a CDS encoding fumarylacetoacetate hydrolase family protein, producing MKIASLKQGRDGRLVVVSDDLTRATEASGIAATMQAALDDWDAVAPHLQDLAGQLERGAIPSFRFHEHDCAAPLPRAYQWADGSAYVNHVDLVRRARGAAMPESFWSDPLMYQGGSDGFLGPRDPIRLADEAWGIDFEGEIAVVTGDVPMGAGREECAAAIRLVMLANDVSLRNLIPGEISKGFGFFHAKPASAFSPVAVTPDSLGDAWDGGRLNLPLVSMLNGQLFGKPDAGTDMTFDFPTLIAHAAGTRALGAGTIIGSGTVSNRDADGGPGLPVAEGGLGYSCIAEQRTVETLRHGEPRTPFMRFGDRVRIEMKDAKGHSVFGAIEQVVERAG
- a CDS encoding segregation and condensation protein A encodes the protein MAEIIAFEEGRPRREAAPDTDALVVDVDGFEGPLDLLLELARRQKVDLTKISILALAEQYLVFIEELRKLRLELAADYLVMAAWLAYLKSRLLLPEPPKGEEPSADDLATALQLRLQRLETIRKAAKMLEERPRLGRDFHTRGAPEPVRVRHRPLWDATLYDLLSAYARERQKQMSSRVTMKRRTVWTLAEAREALERLLGHDVGSDWIVLDSYLTDYIASPGQRATVLASALSATLEMVREGRLNLRQDEAFGSLWVRPGSGKPDIGPPTPSKGEATGS
- a CDS encoding TRAP transporter substrate-binding protein; this encodes MTDLARRRFLTAGGLIAASATLPGARAARADEALNLRMAYGLPRILTTPYEAAERFAADIAEASEGAIAITLTDGRIRLPASASEGSEADAAGNVPQDGQEDGQEDGEEDALESSTRAIEAITVAPTPEVLLDAVGSGRIDMAYMPLDSLHEREPALAFAGGAPFGLNARQHQAWWEQGGGRESIDEALARHGCIALPCGGAGTPMGGFYPREITGPDDLAGLRIRIDGIGAQVLRELGAEPQAIPAEDTAQALREGEIEAACGFGPVDDEMLDIHTMARFYHAPAFWQGTANFHAVINLQLWRAMAPARRAIITMAAQATHQRLLARYDYRAAPALRRLVISGIELRYFPQEVMQAGLAAATRVHDALARRDALYERAYRSMLAYRTDALLWWPVAELSFDSFMARSRGEP
- the scpB gene encoding SMC-Scp complex subunit ScpB, translated to MSKDGNMLAIAERLHAELAQARDLLEGVRIAEALLFASAEPLAEDEIAARLPAGVSVEKVMEEMVRAYSGRGVNCVCIAGRWALRTAHDLSDVLVREVQEPRKLSRAAMETLAIIAYHQPVTRAEIEEIRGVSTSKGTLDTLIETGWVRLRGRRRSPGRPVTYGTTPNFLDHFGLEQIDDLPGLEELKGAGFIEGRIPPGMSIPSPSDAESLREDEDPLDDSDLFMPLPIEGDDDEGGDDEGDEGEGEDEEDTRDGRGGSA